The following coding sequences are from one Gossypium hirsutum isolate 1008001.06 chromosome A12, Gossypium_hirsutum_v2.1, whole genome shotgun sequence window:
- the LOC107933212 gene encoding 50S ribosomal protein L25 — protein sequence MFRLWRGLKTVVRTSPANTHHYHTIQAIPRECTGSRISSRDRAQGRIPAVVFSQGLLEKNPSNRSPSRKQILTAERKQIRSIIKSVQLPFFCSTRFQLQIRAGSGSSVLLESGTVLPIKIHRDEESGKILNLVFVWADEGTELKVDVPVVFKGLEDCPGLKKGGYFKVIRSSLMFQCPAEHIPQKIEVDVSKLDIDGRVLMHDIEVHPSMKLLSKNESMPICKIAPTYIENPEPIKV from the exons ATGTTCAGGTTGTGGCGCGGCCTGAAAACGGTGGTCCGAACATCACCGGCAAATACACACCATTACCACACCATCCAAGCTATCCCACGAGAATGCACCGGCAGCCGTATCTCGAGCCGTGACAGAGCCCAAGGTAGAATCCCTGCTGTGGTTTTCTCTCAAGGCTTGCTCGAGAAAAATCCAAGCAACCGTTCCCCGTCCAGGAAACAAATTCTTACTGCCGAAAGAAAGCAGATTCGATCCATTATCAAGTCCGTTCAACTCCCTTTCTTTTGTTCCACTAGGTTCCAGCTTCAGATCCGGGCCGGTTCTGGCTCTTCTGTCTTACTTGAATCCGGGACGGTTTTACCCATCAAG ATTCATAGGGACGAAGAGAGTGGTAAAATATTGAATTTGGTGTTTGTTTGGGCGGATGAAGGGACTGAGTTGAAGGTTGATGTGCCTGTAGTTTTCAAAGGATTAGAGGATTGCCCTGGTCTTAAGAAAG GTGGCTACTTTAAAGTGATAAGAAGCAGTCTAATGTTTCAATGCCCGGCAGAACACATTCCTCAAAAAATCGAGGTGGATGTGAGCAAATTAGACATAGATGGTAGAGTGTTAATGCATGATATCGAGGTTCATCCGTCCATGAAGCTTCTAAGCAAAAATGAAAGCATGCCTATATGTAAGATTGCGCCGACTTATATTGAAAATCCCGAGCCCATAAAGGTATAG